The proteins below are encoded in one region of Dioscorea cayenensis subsp. rotundata cultivar TDr96_F1 chromosome 18, TDr96_F1_v2_PseudoChromosome.rev07_lg8_w22 25.fasta, whole genome shotgun sequence:
- the LOC120282695 gene encoding 3-ketoacyl-CoA synthase 6-like → MLSSKLHSIHNSFQLSQLQIFFILLIIILAGTIYFMCRPRPVYLLDYACFKPPATLRVTFSTFMEHASQVDFFDEKSVKFMMRILERSGLGEETCVPPPNHCIPPNPNMESSRSEARTVIFSAIDELFSKSSSIQPKHIDILIVNCSLFSPTPSLSAMIVNKYNLRSNARTFNLSGMGCSAGVISIDLARELLQAHSNSIALVISTEIITPNYYAGTERAMLLPNCLFRVGAAAVLLSNRRRDSVLAKYRLMHLVRTNKGTDDKAYRCVYEEEDSKGNVGISLSKDLMAIAGATLKSNITTIGPLVLPASEQLLFLLALARRKLINPKCKPYIPDFKQAFDHFCIHAGGRAVIDELEKNLQLSSGHVEASRMTLHRFGNTSSSSLWYELSYIEAKGRMKRGDRVWMIGFGSGFKCNSMVWKSIRTVKTPVTGPWSDCIHRFWLGDGD, encoded by the exons ATGTTATCCTCAAAACTCCATAGTATACACAATTCATTCCAACTATCTCAACTCCAAATCTTTTTCATATTGCTGATCATAATTTTGGCCGGAACCATCTATTTTATGTGCCGCCCACGCCCTGTTTACCTCTTAGATTATGCTTGCTTCAAACCACCGGCCACTCTTCGTGTAACCTTCTCAACATTCATGGAACACGCCAGCCAAGTCGATTTTTTTGATGAGAAAAGTGTCAAGTTCATGATGCGCATACTCGAACGCTCCGGCCTCGGTGAAGAAACCTGTGTACCTCCACCTAACCACTGCATTCCTCCCAATCCTAACATGGAATCCTCCCGCTCAGAAGCCCGCACTGTGATCTTCTCCGCCATTGATGAACTCTTCTCCAAGTCCTCCTCCATTCAACCCAAGCACATTGACATCCTCATCGTTAACTGCAGTCTTTTTTCTCCAACTCCATCTCTTTCAGCAATGATAGTTAACAAGTACAATCTCCGTAGCAATGCCCGCACCTTCAATCTCTCCGGCATGGGCTGCAGTGCCGGTGTCATCTCCATCGACCTCGCACGTGAGCTCCTCCAAGCACACTCAAACTCCATCGCACTTGTCATCTCAACCGAAATCATCACACCTAACTACTACGCCGGCACTGAGCGTGCAATGCTTCTCCCCAATTGCTTGTTCCGTGTTGGCGCTGCCGCTGTTCTCCTCTCCAACCGCCGTCGTGATTCTGTCTTGGCAAAGTACCGTCTTATGCATTTAGTACGCACGAACAAAGGCACCGATGACAAAGCTTACAGATGTgtatatgaagaagaagactcTAAAGGAAACGTCGGCATTTCACTATCAAAAGACCTAATGGCTATCGCTGGTGCTACGTTGAAATCCAACATCACCACCATTGGCCCCTTAGTTCTACCTGCTTCTGAACAACTTCTCTTTCTTTTAGCATTAGCTCGTCGCAAACTCATTAACCCAAAATGTAAACCATATATTCCAGACTTCAAACAAGCTTTCGATCATTTCTGTATTCACGCCGGTGGGCGTGCAGTGATCGATGAGCTCGAGAAGAACCTGCAACTCTCGTCCGGGCATGTAGAGGCTTCACGCATGACACTGCACCGGTTTGGCAACACGTCGAGCAGCTCGCTTTGGTATGAGCTGAGCTACATCGAGGCTAAGGGGAGGATGAAGCGCGGTGATCGTGTGTGGATGATTGGGTTTGGTAGCGGGTTCAAGTGCAACAGTATGGTGTGGAAGTCCATACGCACTGTTAAAACGCCGGTGACTGGCCCTTGGTCTGATTGCATTCACAG GTTTTGGCTTGGAGATGGAGATTGA